DNA sequence from the Stegostoma tigrinum isolate sSteTig4 chromosome 29, sSteTig4.hap1, whole genome shotgun sequence genome:
cctccctcaaccctaacccaggccccaagatgactttccatattaagcagaggttcacctgcacatctgccaatgtggtatactgtatccattgtacccggtgtggcttcctctacattggggaaaccaagaggaggcttggggaccgctttgcagaacacctccgctcggttcgcaataaacaactgcacctcccagtcgcgaaccatttcaactccccctcccattctttagatgacatgtccatcatgggcctcctgcagtgccataatgatgccacccgaaggttgcaggaacagcaactcatattccgcctgggaaccctgcagcctcatggtatcaatgtggacttcaccagcttcaaaatctccccttcccccactgcatcccaaaaccagcccagttcatcccctccccccactgcaccacacaaccagcccagctcttcccctccacccactgcatcccaaaaccagtccagcctgtctctgcctccctacctgttcttcctctcacccatcccttcctcccacctcaagctgcacgtccatctcctacctactaacctcatcccacctccttgacctgtccgtcttccttggactgacctatcccctccctacctcctcacctatactctcctctccacctatcttcttttctctccatcttcggtccgcctccccctctctccctatttattccagaaccctcaccccatccccctctctgatgaagggtctaggcccgaaacatcagcttttgtgctcctgagatgctgcttggcctgctgtgttcatccagctccacactttattatcttggattctccagcatctgcagttcccattatcacattttatGGGTGTTGGTTAGCTCATTTAACTGGCTGGCGGGCTGGGAGTGAAACCAAcagactgggttcaattcccacacaggctgaagttaccatgaaaggGGTCTCCTCGTtaacctcccccctcccctgaggcacagtgaccctcaggttaaaccaccaccagccatctctctgtaatgagagagcagcccaatggtccATTGTGACAGTGGAAACTTTTGTTTATAATTACATTCTCATGAATTTTATGCTCCCAGTAGAAGCAGCACTATACATCTAACAAAGAAAAATTATGTTTCCTCATCCTTCACTCATCTCATCAAAAAGCACTTGAAGCTAGTAATTACTTTGAAGTGTAGAGTTTGGGCGCAATGCTTACATGGACTTTGGgattctgatttaaaaaaaacaaatgaaaggGGAGATAAGGATGTAGTaacaatgtcactggactagtaacccagaGACCCGAGTGAATGCTCTCAGGACATGGGTTAAAACCCTATCACAGCAAATTCGATTAATAAATCTGATGACAAAATCtgtgaattccctccctaacagaaaTGCGGATgtgaagatagtaggaactgccgatgctggagaatctgagataacaaggatttggagggatatgggccaaattctggaaaatgggactaggttaattcaggatatctggtcagcatggatgagttggatgaacacagcaggccaagcagcatcagaggagcagaaaagcatattcagaagaagggtctagacccgaaatgtcagctttcctgctcctctgatgctgcttggcctgctgtgttcatccagctccacaccttgtcatctcagaaaCATGGGTGTATCTGTGGTTgggctgcaggggttcaagaaggcagccctcCTACCTCAAACCTCTCTCAATGGCTACTGGGGATAGTTATAAATGGCCACGAGGGTGAAGAGATGGTTTACTAGAacgctgcctggattagagggtatgagctgtaaggagagattAGAAAAACTTGTGTTGTTTTCTTTGATGCGGCAGAGGCTGAGAGGAGGCATCACAGAAGTCTCCTCagatgcacagatagggttgacatCTTTTCCCCAAGAGTCGAAATGATCTAATTCTAGGGAatatacatttaaggtgagaggggacaagcTCAAATGAGATGTGAGGGATAAGTTTCTTTTAACAGAGtttggtaggaatctggaatgcactgccaggagaGATGGTGGAAGTGGATATAATAAGTGATTTTAAGAAACTtttagataaggacatgaatatgcaaggaatggagagatgtgGACTAAGgggaggcagaagggattagattaatttgttGTCAtgctcagcacaacattgtgggctgaagggcccgtttctgtGCTCGACTGTTTTATGTTCTCTGTAGGTGACTAGCTAATCTGgcgatgcccacatcttgtgaatgaatccaAAAGTAAACTGAGTCCTGAGACTGCAAATGCTGACTCTAGGATTAGCTCACTGAAGCCAGCCTCATCACTTTAGCTGGCATTAATTTGAGCCCTTTAGACTGAAGCGGTTGAATCAGTTTCAGTTACCTATGGGTTAAATTTTCAGTCAGAAGTGTTTTTAGTAAAACATAATTGGGACAAAGCTGAAGAATCATCACATACACAGAAACAGGATAAGAGATGGGAATACACCATCAATTAGGGCAGGCCACAAAAGCAGGGAGTAAGCGCAGCACGGTTATACAGTCAGCGAAGATAACAGCGGCCTTCGATAAACACAAGCAATGCCTGATGCAcgtcacacagcatagaaacagacctttcagtccaactagtccatgccaaccatgttcccaaactaaactagctccacctccctgtacttggcccacattcctctaaaactttcctatttgcCGTGTACTTggatccaagtgtcttttaaacattgtagtttAAACAAggcagttcattctgcacacaagccacagtgtttaaaaaaaaaagtggccccttgtcctttttaaatctttctcttctcatcccttagttttgaactcctccaccctagggaaaagatcctaGTCGTTCACTTTATCTAcacaggattttataaacctcatccctcaacctccctcactccagggagaaaaaaaaagtcccagcctttccagttttgtgtatctcaaaccatccattcccagcaaaatcctggtaaattttttctgaaccctctccagtttaataaatatctttcctataacagggcaaccagaactgcacaccgtaTGCCAGGAGAAGCCTCAGCAATGtgctgtgcaacctcaacatgacgtcccgaCTGCtatcctcaaaggtctgagcagtgaaggtaAGTGTGTTAATTGCCTTCTTAACTTCCCTATTTAATTTCAACAatttatgtacctgaaaccctcaCTGTCTCTGCTCTACCACATGACCCCAGGCCCTACCACTAGGTGTATAAGTtgtgtccttgtttgttttatcaaaaagCAAAACAACTCACTTAtccgaattaaactccatctgccactcgtcagcccattggcccaattgatcaagatctttttgtaatcatagataaccttcttcaccatccactataccaccaatgcGTACTGTGGAAAATGAGTGAATTAACACTGACATCTGGTCAACATACAACGTGAATTGACCAGGTGAAGAATTTAATGTGTAATCTGTTGCGTATAACAGCTGGAAACCAGTGGAAATGGCAGACTTTAGATTTCAGCTGATTCTCCTAGTCCTTTGCTCGAATACACCATTGACAAACATACCTGAGCTTCCTGGCAAATCGAACAGCAACATAACTTAATAAAAACATCCCAACAAGCTTCACACTGGAGTGGGGGAAAAGAAAATTATGTGAAGCCACAGAGTTTGAAGTTCTGGCCTGCCTCAGTAACCGAAAGGAAAAACATAAAATTTAAGCTAGAAGCTACTGAAGGCTAAATTACCTTTTTCTGCGTCTCCACGGCTTACTGCTTTTCCATGTCGGATATTTTTGCCAGTAGTACTGTCAATTCCCTTATTCTGCAGATGTGAAATATCAGCAGCTAGATGGGAACTGGGCACTGACTTATAAGGTTGCATTACCTTGCTGTTAATATTCTCTCTATCCACGTTTCTCTGTAATTCTGTGGACATGTGTATATATCCCTGCCTTTGTTCTTCTTGATTATCCTCAATGTTCTGTAGTTCATGAACAGCCAAATGTGAAGCAATTGTAGAGACAGTCTCCAATTTATTGGTATCTAACTCCATCCCTTTGTTCCCTCCCTGCTTTCTGTTTCGTACCATGAAGCTCCTCGGTATCCCCCCGGTCCTGTATTTCCAACGGGTAATCAGACTGATAGCTACTGCCAGTAAAAATCCCCCTGGAAAGAAAAGGTAATGAAATCAAGGATTAGTTTTCAATTAACAAAAAGATTACAGCGTTTCAAACTGATCACTGTAGAAAGAAGTGTGCCATCCAATCTGTGACTCAGTAGATCCCCTGATAAAGGTAACTCCAGATTGTACATTTGTTCTGTATGTTTTAAACTGTTAAGGTTTCCTTTTCCTCTAAAAATCTGACTGATCAGTGACTGGAAACAGTCAAAGTTTGGTGCCATTCTGTGCTCAAGGCGTTTTGAATGGACAAACGCATTTCAGAAACTTAAAAGGCAGAATTATGAACACCCAGGTGAAACAATGGTCCATGCTGAGGTTACAGACATGGAAAGGGCCTTTGAAATCTGCAACTTCCACCACCCagaggacaatggcagcagacagatggcaacaccatcacctccaagtcatTATCCATCTCTATCGTCATTCCCTCATTGTCACCATGACCAAATGctggagctcccttcctaacACTACCCAATGAAACTACACATCAAACGCTGCAGCTTACCATCTCCTGTTCAAGGGTTATtcgggatggtcaataaatgctgtcttcAACTGCACCCGCATTGTTTAAAGTCAGCCCATCTGGCCCAACACAGGCacaatggaatgaatggcctcctgttatGCTGCATGGCTCTATTGTTCTTTGGCTTGCATTTTGCAGCCTGCTATGAAGATCTCATTAGCTGCCAATATTGAAGGGAGCTGCATGCAAAGGGGTTAGCTAGCTCTATTCACCCAATTACAATATCATTTTCTTCCTGTATAAACCAGTCTCGGGCTCCTGGCAACAGTGACATCCTCAAGTAGGCTAAGCAGCCAATCACATTCTTGAGAAGTCACTGTTgacaaatcagaaaacaaaacattttccagGGAGCAAAGTAAAGATTGAGCAATATTTATGTGGTCTAGATAAAAGCTcaaatatcaaataaaatttggaaCAATGTATACTATGCAGTACAGTATACAGACTGACCATTGAACATAGGGTATTCCTCTCTTTAGATTCCTAAAATTAGTTTCTCAGGGCCAGCAAGACTGATGGCTCATTCTGATGACTGTGCTTTGGTTAAAAATTCAGTTGTATCGCATTTAGCAAAGCTTACTTTTTCAATGTTTGTTACAGTGAAAATATTGCAGGAGGAGTTGAAGTTCGCAGCAAATCATTAACAGAGGCTGCAAAGACTACAACAGCTCACCTCATTAGGAGGCGAGGTGTCCGTAACAGCAAACTCTGGGTTTACTACTTCACACGTGCAAACACCAAAAGTCTCTATCAGTTTTACACAATCATGATCATTGAGCCCTGGATGATTGTTTGGATTAAGAGAACGTGCGCCAGCACGGGGAGAAGATTAGCACTAGGTGATTACGCTCATGTGAACAGCAGGCATGAATGAATGACTGACTGACTCCCTACGATGACTGACTGACTGGCCTTCTTTTGCACCATTAAGTGGGTGGCCTCTGGCTGACTCCACAAGGGTGATCACACACTGGCAGAAAAAGATGGGTTGCTTCACCAGGACTGCAGGGGTTGGGTAGAAGATTTACAAATAATCAACAATGTAAGCAACAAGGTAAAGTGGCAGCATCAGGAGAAAACGCCTTTAGTTAGATATGTTAGGATTTGGAACATCCTGCCCgggaaagtgatggatgcagattcCATACaaggtttcaaaagagaactggataTAATAGTGAAAGTGATGAGTTTGGAGAGTTAGAGAGATAGGGCTGGAAAATGGCTGGGTAGCTTTTttaggagccagtacagacagaaTAAAtcaaacagcttttgtgctcctgagatgctgcttggcctgctgtgttcatccagcctcacattttattatcttacaataaaTCAGacagcctccttctgtactgtaaaattctatgctTGGATCTCTGTGATAACAGGAACTGCTGGCAATTTCAACTACAAATTCCAAGCCAGCACAATTACCAAGTGCAAAAATAGAGAATAGAGTGTGTTTCGTCATTCACAATTTCAAATCCTGCGGCAGGttagctttactaaaatccaaaaagaaaatgtcattgaaaTAAAAAAAGTATGATTACCTAAAAATCCATAAATTATAGCGAGAACGCTGATAGTTGGAATGATTTGCAAGGCTGGAGTTGTTGAACGGAGCGGAGTTGTCAGAGGGAGCAGAGTTGTGGATGAACAGTAGCTAAAACCGAAATTCAGGATAGGTTTTCCCTCCACATCCTCTGGGCTTTGGCAGAACAGATTCCCTCGATCCTCTATTGCCTTGTTACATGTTTCCAAGAATAGCACCAGCTGACAGTGGCACTCCCAATGGTTACTGTACAGGCGTAGCTTCTGAGTAGACCCAGGGACCTTGGCTAACAACTCAAGCTGGTTATCATTCAGATACAGAAGGTTTAATCTCTTCACAGGTCCAAAAGCATTGCTGTCAATGAAAAGCAGCTGATTGTTGGATAGGTCCAAGTCAGTGAGGGAGCCCAGTCCATGGAATGTACCTGTGGATATATACTGGATAAGATTTGAGGATGCATTGAGGTGATACAGTTGGATCAGTGCCTCAAATGTGCGTGGAGGAAGATAGGAGATTTTATTGAACTGAATATGCAGCTTCTTCAATAAGGTCAGGCCTGAAAACCACAGGCGTTTCAGAGTATCAAGTGAATTGTTGTTCAGTTTCAATTCAGTCAGATTGTGAAGACCTGCAAATGCCAAGCTTTCAACACTGCAGCTCTCCAGTTTGTTGCTGGAAAGGTCAAGCAGATCAAGGCTGCTCTGTGCATTCGGTGACCTGGTAAACACGTGGTTAAACGGCGACAGTTTGAAATCAGTGATCGACAGGTACCACAGTTTGGAGAAATTCTGGAACATTCTGGGTTTAATCGTTGCGAGCGATCCTCCCTGAAGCAGTATCACGGTGACGGTCCTGGGCAAATCTGTCAAAACTGACACATGGAAAAAGATAAACATAGATATACATAGAAAGCACTGCAGAAAAATAGACCATCTGGTGCCTGTCTAGGCTTGAGTTTACAATTATCACCAGCATCCTCCCACTCTTCATCTAACAGCATTTTCCACTCTCCCTCACCCACTTTTCAGCTTCCCTTTGAATGCAATGTGATTCATCTTAACCATTCCgtgtggtagtgagttccacacaCTAATCTCTGCGGTCACATATTTCAGacagtgatgaggaggaatttcttctctcagagggtcatgaatctgtggaattctttactgtagaggcTGAGTCATGaagtatattcgaggctgagacaGACATGTTTTCTAATCTGGAAAGGAAATAAGACTAACAGggagaaaggcaggagagtgaaATTGAGAgttatcagatcaaccacaatctcattgaatgggagagcagactcgatgggctgagtagccaacttctgcttctgttttatGATTTTAGCACTTCTTTGAATGAAgagttttcttttgaaagataGTTACTAATAAATCCAAACTCTCTTACACGTACGACCCCTTAGCTTTGCACTCCCTCCCACGAGCAAAACCATCTTCTCCTCATAACCTCCCCGTCAGTTTCAAACCCCTTTAATAGATGTTATGGCTTCTATTGGATTGGCTACAACAAATTCCACAACACAGGTTTTTGGGGGAATGCATTCTTGGATTCcaaaccttctaaactctgtcaGACATTGCAATCATTTTAAATGAGCTCCCAAGCATATTGCCCTTCCCCTGTGCAGTGAAACCAAATTCAGAGCAATCACTACCCTGATCGGTCCACACTGGTGTCTTGGTTTGCTTTGGTTCTAAGTGACTAGGTCATCCTTCCTGCATTAAGCATCTCAGAGTTCAGCTCAGGTCCATCTTCATCCCACGTTCACACATATGCATATCCAGTGGATATGAACTACAGTTTGAACGTGGATGTGGCATGGAGACagcactgaaataaaacaaagtgctggaggcGCTCAGCTCCATGGAGATAGAAGCATTTCAAGTTTATTCCGAACACTTCATGATCTCTTTTATATGTTCAACAGAGGCCTCGTTGCTCAGGTAACAAGTTTAAAGAGTCCAGTACAACAAGGTAGAGCATGTCCCCACAATCAGCATGTAAACTTTAAAAACAGTTACAGAGTTAAATTAATACTCATCAGATCTCAAGCAAAGAATGAGCTTGTTCAGTAAATGGTGATGACTGCATACTATGGAACAATCAGAAACCATTGTTAAGTAAAATGCAATGTTAAAAACACGTGCATGGAGACCCTAACACTaggaaaggctgcaaggaaaagccagggaaactgcagaccagtgagcctgatgtcaatggTGAGCAAGTCGTTAGAGGAAATTCtaagggacaagatttacatgcagctggaaaggcaagggctgattagggatagtcagcatggctttgggcaTGGTAAATAGTGTCTCTCagacttgattgagattttttgaagaggtgacctagaagatagataaaggcaAAGCGGTAGATGTTGTCtccatggatttcagcaaggccttagCTAAGGTTTCAcagggtagactggttagtaagtttagatcacatgggatccagagaaagctagccaactggatacagaagtggcttgaaggtaggagacagagggtcgtgggttgttgttcagacaggaggcctgtgaccagcagtgtgctgcaaagaTCAATGGATTcactggatgctatgggcaatttagcatggccaatccatccaacatGCACATTCTTgggtgctatgggcaatttagcatggccaatccaccttaaactgcatatctctggaccatgagaggaaaccaagcacccagatgaaactcatgtagacacggggagaatgagctaactccacacagttacccaaaggtggaattgaacccaggtccctggcactgtgaagcagctgtgctaaGCACTGTGCTGTACCCACTTGTGATGCTTCAGCATGAAAACTCTTACAGGATTACCTCCAACACTGCAACACAGTGAGGACACAGGGAGAAGGAACTGCAAGGCAGTGAATGTGGTGACAAATTAGGATGACGGAGAGGGGAAGCTTACAGGAAAATGAAGTTTGAAGCAATGCAATTCCCCCTCATTTCGCACTGCAGTAAAAAGTTTAACACGAGCTGCTTCCATCTGCTGCTGGGATTGTACTTACCCTCCTGTAGTGAAGACACAAACTTACAGTTGGCTAGATCTCCAGCACAGGTGCAATGGCTCGAACACGACTGAACAACAGCAGAAGACAGAGATAGCAGAAGACACATGAAGAAAAACACATCTGTGGGAAGATAGAAGGGTCTTTAGGAACATAAGAAACGAAGGAAGCTATTCAACTGCTCAAGTGTATCATGCTATTCAGGTTCATCAAGGCTGTTTATCTTCACTCCATTTGTTTACACAAGCCTTTCACAGTCTTAGTGAACAAAATCtaatcaatctcagttttgaaattctcaGCTCACTCCATCGAACACCAACTCAGCAGCTTGCTGGAGATAGGGGATGGCTTGGGGGCggtggggcatatttttaacattCCACTACCCTTCATGCTGCCTGACCACATTCATGCACTAGGGCTTTTGCCTCCTTGCTCTGCTGTCTTCCCAACGGAGGGCAGATCACAATACCTCACCCcttttcctgacttggaaacatattgccattcttCCAGGtgcactgggttaaaatcctggaaatccctccctgacaacactgtgaGTGTACATACATTCcaaggactgtagtggttcaagagagtggttcactaccaccttctccagggcaactagggacaggcaattaGGACTGGACTAGCTAGCAATGCACAACATACGTGGAGATAACAGGTGGATTGACACTTTGGATGGGATCTCATAAAAGGTACACAAATTACACACAtgaggaggaagaatttctttactcagagttgtaaatctttgaaattctctcccacagaaagctaaGGGGTGAGCCCATTAGACATACTTCAAGAGGGAGCTTGACACGTCCTTTGTGGCCAGAGGGATCAAGGGGAATGGCGAGAAAGTGGGAATGGAATACTGCAATCGCatgatcagccctgatcatattgaacagtggtGCAAGCTCAAACGGCCAAATGGCCTATGCCTGTTCgtattttctgcatttctgtGTGATAGAAACAACAGATTTCAGTTCGTAAATCCGAGGCAGTTGAGGTCTGGCTTAGAGATAACCCAGTCTGCCTGAACTAATAATAaatttcattctctctcttttgttGTTGATTTTTCAACTATGACTTTTCATCTTATACTGTTTAAATTATGACTCAAGGAATTCAAAAGCATTAATCCCTGATTGCAGTTACTTAATGTCAGTCTCATATTCAGTTTTTAACTTTCACACTGCCAACCCAGCTCTCTTTCGGTGAGTCACCTGAGGTTTCTAGCTGTACTGGGATTGTTCTCTCCTCAGCTACATGCTGATGCACTGTTTTCTACCTCACACCAACTCTTACAGAAAAGGAGAGGGTTATATCAGTTCCAGAAACTGAAGTGCAGCAACACTCACTGCATATGTACCTTCTGCTGCTGAacaggaatgaatgaatgattcttTGGCTTAGCTGCTTAGATCAGCTTGAGACTGCACAACAGCGCAATGGGAAGGCTGTAATGATCCAAAGTTGTCTGTGTAGGTGGTTGTTCAATTTCTAGGCAGGATTGTAACGGTAGGTTAGACTACAAAGTAGGAGCCACCTGTACACTGACTTCTCACAACCAATGTCACTTTTGACTTATCCAGATGAAGAAAAGTTAGAGGTGTGTGATCTTTGCAGGTCCCTAAGCATTGGTACTTAAGAATCACCATTGCAATGTAGGAAGTGCAGCATGCTCACATAAACACCAcaggcctatcccctccctacctccccacctatc
Encoded proteins:
- the LOC125465272 gene encoding uncharacterized protein LOC125465272 — its product is MKNVFFFMCLLLSLSSAVVQSCSSHCTCAGDLANCKFVSSLQEVLTDLPRTVTVILLQGGSLATIKPRMFQNFSKLWYLSITDFKLSPFNHVFTRSPNAQSSLDLLDLSSNKLESCSVESLAFAGLHNLTELKLNNNSLDTLKRLWFSGLTLLKKLHIQFNKISYLPPRTFEALIQLYHLNASSNLIQYISTGTFHGLGSLTDLDLSNNQLLFIDSNAFGPVKRLNLLYLNDNQLELLAKVPGSTQKLRLYSNHWECHCQLVLFLETCNKAIEDRGNLFCQSPEDVEGKPILNFGFSYCSSTTLLPLTTPLRSTTPALQIIPTISVLAIIYGFLGGFLLAVAISLITRWKYRTGGIPRSFMVRNRKQGGNKGMELDTNKLETVSTIASHLAVHELQNIEDNQEEQRQGYIHMSTELQRNVDRENINSKVMQPYKSVPSSHLAADISHLQNKGIDSTTGKNIRHGKAVSRGDAEKVVGKLCMIAQTDLSNNSYFRLCVSNQDKGQHQDQEVFLSETLRTGARNFAGNLRNINSEAHDPETEGEDSPNVSDLPVLCNEAISSQLEFKTGDQEKIEMMELQDIQTENLEKNEAIALYREENEILEDASPPGKVIELNETSVNDCTSEMNRKILLHATNPIGSKVRTRRVTIDEYSRIAAISMGGKILSSALFNGDGDAQLPDVEDIDKFAHSKCKKPENIPPVIQKFVAGISEHVHTGTSTSKNVALVDKAQTSDRDQVVLGGAVTKETVQSPESSVAPADGTIASGTVTEDEVSSVGSVSTSFGWPYTWSAQSPEHWSQSSTTLESTLGSNHSKANLSPNVTSKDDEPEQWESSIAARENNLDWEDDRSEAIPFQSVTRRNSAPINREPELEWERHFQSAAIAYSEKVV